The DNA window ACTACGTTTTAAGTAAAAACTATCACAAAAAGCCATTCTCTCGAGAAACAGTGAGTGGGACACTAGCTGAGCGAGCTTGGGCAGGCTTCTTAATGCTGCTGCTTTAGTACCCTTCCCTTCGAGAGGATGTAGAGGATGTGGCAGTGCTGTCAGGGTGATTAGTACTTACACAGCACCAGGCACGCAAACCTGTGTGGTTACTGCTGCTCCAAGGCACTTGTTTCAGGACACAACCCATTTGTGGACCATGAACTTCACTATAGGTCAcaactactttttaaaacatcttgggggggggagggagactggatgatctcatgtggcccaggctgactttgaatttctggtcTTCTGGCTTACACCACCCCAGGTACAGGATTGCAAGCACACAGTACTACACTGTTTTGTGATGCTGGGGCTTTGTGTGCTGCTAAGCGCTCTACCAAGTGAGTCGTGTTCTCTCTAAAAGCCACTCACTTTAGAAATTCTAGGGGTGGTTCTTGAAACATACTAGTATTTGTAAATATCAGCCAAAATATCTATGTACTTAATTCATAAAGTGATTTCAGCTTATTCTGACCCACATTGCTTCACTccaggggagtgggggtggggagttgtGCCGTGGGGTGGGAATATGTGGAGACATTTTTGATTGCCACTTCTGGGGAAGGTGTCACTGGCATCTATACAATGTGTGGTGTTACCCCTACAAGACAGAATTATATAGCCTTAAATCTCAACAGCCCAATGCTTTTTGTAGTATATGTTGCTAACATGATTATGATCTGATGTGCACATGTTCTAAATGAACATGCAATTGGTGTGTCATGGCAAGAGCCCCCATGGTTCCCAGCTCCATAAGCTAAACAGCTGGAGCTTTCCAGGAATatctgtaataaaatattttagctaTATTTAAAATGAACTAATCTTCCCCTTAAAGTTTATTTATACCaaatcattttgtctttttttttttttttgctctaaaGTTGATAACATATTTAAGTTCAGATTTTAAAGTTGGCAGTGAAATCTcaaatttatttaacattttgcaTCCAGTAGTTTTTTGGAGTAAAACATCAAGCTGGCCACatgttcatgtgtttattttccttttggattAATACCAAATGCTTACACAATGTTGCTAAACAGGCATAAAAACTTTGGGGTGTTAAAGTGTCCTTAGCACTGTTTGATATCCACCACACAGAGGCTGTGCTGAACAGACGAAAGTTAGGGGAACAAGAGCTTCAGTTCCGTGTCCTGAGCCACCTCTGTCCTGCTCCTAAGATTGATCTCGATGCTTCTGGATGGAGTTCCTCCCAACACAGCAGCACATTAACAGATGATTATGGACACAGGCCTCTCCACTTGCTTAAGTCTATGGATTGGAACAAAACAGCATCTCCAGTTGACAAAAGGATCCACAGGTAATGTGCTGCCTCTTAAATAAAGCTTGTGGCAGTTCAACCAACACACTGCAGCAATAAGAAAACTGTTGACAAAGTACAGCCAGGGGACATTCATGTCTACGTACGCTGGGATTGGAACTCTGAGTGAGAGGGTGAGGACCTCAAGTGCTACAAAGGGAAACCAGGTACCAAGAAAGCACACAACAAGCCTGGGCAAGAGTGCTTCTCTAGAGCGCACAGTGTGACCAGAGTGGGAtgtgaaagggaaggagaggacgGTCTCGTTCATATAGGACGCCATCCTCATAGCCTGTACCAAGGCAACAACTTCTGGCCATGAAATCAGAAAAGCCACAAATAAAAGCATCAGCACAGACAATGACAGCCAGTAACTCTGAGTGCTGACATAGGAAGGGCATTGGTACAGAGCAGCCCTGTGTGTCTGCAAGCGCTGTGAGATGCCTGGCTCTCCTAGAACATAAGCAAAGACTGAAATCCAGGTTAGCGTGACTATCAAGAGGTAAAATAACCTCTGCCACTTAGATGAATGCTTGGTGGCTCCAGACAGAGTCAAAGAGTAATCTATACAAGCTAGTAAGCAAACCGGATAATGCAAAAAGCCGTAAGTGGAGGAGGTGATTTGTATGAGCAGACAGATGTGGTATTTTGTAAACCTAATACCTAGAACTACAAAGTCCCTGAAGTAGGACAGAATGGAAATGTTTACCAACAGCAGAAGATCAACAAATGCTAGTGAAAAGCAGAAATACTCGATAAAACTCCAATAGGTGGCTTTCCTTTTCATCCCTAGTATAAGGATATTTAATAATGTTTTCCCAGTTATGATCAAGAACAACAGACAATCAACGTCTAGGGGCTGCTTTGACTGGTGTAACGGGTGCTGAAAAGAGCAGTTCTCGGAAGGAACAGCTGTCATTTTGGTTAAATTTCAAGACGATCTGATGAATACACAGGACAAGAAACAGCTTcgctttattttctttcctgcaaaaagaagaaaaaccttgATGTTATCATGGTGCTCTCTCGACTGTAAACTTTTGACGTGCTTCTCCACGTGCACCGGCTTGTGACTGTGAGTGGAGTGAGGCAGCGTTACTAGGTGACCGGTGGCTGCACAGCGACCTCTCCTAATGCTGTGCACAGAGATGAGGGTCAAAGGTGGTCGGGTTTTGAGCTGTCCTGAAATATCACATGAAGGTGTGACTTCTTTActaagtttgttttttaataacttGTAAAAGAGATACTTGTATTTACCTCGGCCAAACCATAAGCAGCAGCAGGCACAGGGTAATGACCAATTGCTCCACACAACCTCCTTTTTTGTCCTTCTGATGGTGAGATTTAGAGGTTATGTTAAGGGGCCACTTTGAGTAGCCATTTTCACATTTTCCATCTAGCTTTCTCTAAAGCTCAAAAATACCTGGGTTGAGAATACTGGGAGCCTATGAAAGAGCAGGATTTCTCTTTGGGATATGCTTGTTTAGATATGGCAACGGGAGAGAACACAGGAAAGAACAGGATTGGGGATGAGCATTGGTACCCAAGAACATAAATACAAAAGCCAAGGGCATGAGTTGAAGCTTGAGTGTCAAATGCATGGGCAAGTGGCAAAGAggtcagagaggaagaagccaaAAAAGGAAGGAGATTCCAGAAacggcctttcaagaaaaaaagattGGGGGATAAAGTTCATTGCCTGGAATATGCAAAAACCCCTCCTGGGTCTGATCCCTGGCACCCATCCCCTGCAAACTCCAAACAACTTATATACcaaatacacatagacacacacacacacaaagcaacaaGAACCACCAAATCCTAACAAATATGAGCAATGTCAACAATTAGATGGTAGGAATATCGTTAAGATGTACTGTATGCAGCCATTAAAAAATATCAAGAAGGCTGGGGTGTAGCACAGTGGTAGCACATTTGTTTTATATGTTCacaaccctgggtttgatcccttatataaaaacattaaaaagtttATTCAGATAGGAAGATTTAGTTTTCTAGTGAAAAGCATTCTTCCTATACTTGTTGAAATTTTTCACACGTTAAAATAACGATAAACTTGTACAATATTTTAAGTGAAATGCAGGGTATAATATTATGCAACGTACAGGCATAGTGGCATGTGTGTTGAATCCCAGCTCCCAGGAGGcacaggcaagtggatctcttgagttcaaggctagccagatCTACATAGAAGATCCAGACCAGCGAGGGCTGCAGCTATCTCATATTAATACCTTTTAATGATACACTTCAAAGCTTTTGAAAAACAAGAACACATACCCaaaaagagaagacaggaagaattAAACTTAGAAGTGAAATTAATGAactagaaacaacaaaaatacaaagaatcaatgaaaagatgagttcttttaaaaaaattaacagtaTTGGCAAacctttagccaaattaaccaaaagagagGATCCAAATTAATATTAGAGATGAAAATGACATTACagaagacactgaggaaattgaCAGAATCCTAAGTATATTCTTTTGAAATCTGTATTCCACCAAATTGAAAACTTATATGGGTGAATTTTTGTATGTGTACAACCTATCGAAGTTAAAAATTGAAATCTCTCAACTAAATCTCTCAACTAAAAAAGCCTAAGCCAGATAGAGTCAGTTTGGAATTTTACCAAACAAACcctcaaagaaaacaccaatatTCCTCAGGTTATTCCATAAAACAAACTGAAGAGATATCTCCAAGCTCTTTTTATGAAGCTGGTATTTGATACCCAAATGAGACAAAGACcaactaaagaaaattaaagaccaATATTTCTTATGAACATAAATGCAAAGATTCTCAACAAAATAcctgcaaacagaatccaagaacacatcaaaaattattatttactcTCATAAAGTTGGATTCCAGTGATACATGGGTGGTTCAATATAAGTTAATCAATAGATGTAATTCTCCACATAAAtagaataaagacaaaaaaacacatgatcatctcatcagaTGTAGAAAAGGCCTGTGACAAAAACAATATCCCTTCATGATACATTTTGGAGAACGGAAAAATGGAACAGGAATGATTAAGTGGGGTAGGCTTGGGAGGGCATAATAGAGAATAGAATATGGTGAGGGATAGCCCATACTAAAGGCcttttgagccaggcagtggtggtacatgcctttaattctggcactTAAGAGgtgagacaggtggatttctgagttcaaggccagcctagtctacagagtgagttacaagaCAGccaagagctacatagagaaactgtcttaaaaaacaaaagaccctTTCTTTGAAAGCACACATTTAAATGGAGTTATTCTGGGGGTGGTAGGCAATACCCCAATTAGCCACCATATGCTTCCAAATAAAACcaccagtaccaggaatgggtcacctattttttgagttgttggtcaatggTGTCCATAGACCTGCACCCAAACATTACATCCTATTGCCAATGTATTGGTTGCCCTCTAGAAATTGATGGTAaaaccttattgctgaagatactacatacttgagtcatagaacatggagaaatctagctggaactgacctggaagcttcatggCTACCACTGGCTAGCTTCCAAATTGTTGGAAGGTATTATGCATGCTACTAGAGAAAAGTAATTATCTCATCCAGCTATGaactctgtgagctacaataacaacCTGCCTGGTAATAGCTTTAATTGTTTgttataattatgttataatttatAACATAAATGTTATAgaagtaaccaatcactttttgATTGGATATTAAGGCCTTCTCCACAAGATAGAACCCGTACCTGACATCATCAATGAGGTCCAAAACCTGTAGCTAGATAGGTTTTAGGCCCTAGGAGGAAacatactattattctgctaaatggatagAGCAATAAAACTACTCCTAATGATTTATTGCTATATCTGTAGATCAGTGCATTattcaaccctcatcagaaacACTTTTTTATAGTAGCTGGCAATTAACAtacagacccacaactggtcaacatgAAGAGAGGGAAACTGAaattcccagccctaaatgggattATCTGTATCTTATCCTTCCTTTCAAGGATCAGAGAtccatgtggaagaggaggcagaaagatttgaagagccagaggtagtgaaTGACTTTGAGGAGACCTTTCTGGACAGAACAGGACAGACGCACATGTGAACTCAGAGAGCTTGTGATGGCATGTATAAGACCCGCACAAACTCAAGCCACACTAAATCCCAGAATGGAAGAGGGAATGTGTCACCAAGTCTcgcccctagctgaggagctattggcattttATCGGTGCCAGGAGAGGGACAGTCCATTGTCGGTAGTGGAATGACACCTGATAACTGACCATACTCCAAGGTAAGATCCATGTCCAGAactagttggccaacacaaactgGCTTGATGGTTTTTTGAGTAAGAGTGGGGAGtccagggagaggaaggaagaaggaaggaaggagcaaatGAGTGAGAATGtatgaagttgggtggataggcagatgagtatgatcaaaatgattctcaaagaaaaaaaatatttaaaacaacagcaatacATCAAGTTCATGTGaa is part of the Peromyscus eremicus chromosome 6, PerEre_H2_v1, whole genome shotgun sequence genome and encodes:
- the Gpr160 gene encoding probable G-protein coupled receptor 160, which gives rise to MTAVPSENCSFQHPLHQSKQPLDVDCLLFLIITGKTLLNILILGMKRKATYWSFIEYFCFSLAFVDLLLLVNISILSYFRDFVVLGIRFTKYHICLLIQITSSTYGFLHYPVCLLACIDYSLTLSGATKHSSKWQRLFYLLIVTLTWISVFAYVLGEPGISQRLQTHRAALYQCPSYVSTQSYWLSLSVLMLLFVAFLISWPEVVALVQAMRMASYMNETVLSFPFTSHSGHTVRSREALLPRLVVCFLGTWFPFVALEVLTLSLRVPIPAYVDMNVPWLYFVNSFLIAAVCWLNCHKLYLRGSTLPVDPFVNWRCCFVPIHRLKQVERPVSIIIC